The genome window CCCGCTGGAGCCGCGCGTCGGGGGAGAGCCGGTCGAACTGCAGCTCTCCTGGTCCCTGCCGGTCGCGACCGAGGCGGCCGACCGCTGCAACGGCTGCGGCCAATGCCGGACCCAGGACCCGGCCCTGCGGATGTGTCCCTTCTTCCGGCTCGATTCGCTGGAGGAGGCGGCCCCCCGCTCGAAGGCGAATGTCGTCCGCAACTTCCTCACCGGGAACCTCGCGGCCCGGGACCTGGAGTCCGAGGAGGCGCTCAGGCTGGCGCGGCAGTGCTTCAACTGCAAGCAGTGCCAGATCGAGTGTCCCAGCCAGGTCGACATCCCGCACCTGATGCTGGAGACGCGGGCCGCCTACGTCGAGGCGAACGGCTTCACCCGGGAAGAATGGATCCAGGCCAAGGCCCATTCGTTCGGCCCGCTCGGTTCGACCCTGGCGCCGCTCGCGAACTGGGGCCTCAACAACGGCGGCGTCCGCTGGCTGATGGAGAAGATTCTCGGCATCTCGCGGCATCGGAAGCTCCCGCCGTTTGCCCGGCGGACGTTCCTGCGGCAGGTCCGCCGGACGTACTCGCGGCGGGACCTGGCGGCGGGGACCGGCGCGAACCGGCCGGTCGTCTACTTCGCGGACCACTTCGCCAACTACCACGACCCGGACCTCGGACGGGCGTTCATCGAGATCCTGCGGCACAACGGCCACACCGTCTATGTCCCCGGGGGGCAGACGACGACCGGCCTGGCGATGATCTCGGCCGGCGACCTCGACGGCGCCCGCGAGCTGGCGGAGGAGAACATCCGCGAGCTCGCCGAACTGGCCCGCGAAGGGCTGCCGATTGTCTGCACCGAGCCCTCGGCGGTCGTCTGCCTGACACAGGAATACCCGCTGCTGGTCGACCATCCGGACGTCAAGACGGTCGCCTCGCAGGTGATCGAAGCGGGGGCGTTCCTCCAGCAACTCCGCGCCGCCGGAAAACTCCGGACCGACTTCCAGCCGCTGCATCTCTCGGCCGCTTACCACACTCCCTGCCATCTCCGGGCGCTCGAACGGGGCACCCCGTTTGCGGACCTCCTGTCCGAGATCCCTGGCCTGACGCTGAAGCGGATTGAGGCCGGCTGCAGCGGGATGGCGGGCGCGTTCGGGCTGACGAAGGCGAACTTCAAGACATCGCTCGCGATCGGCCAGCGGCTGATCGAGCGGATGCAGCACGACGACATCCTGATCGGCCTCACGGAGTGCGGGAGCTGCAAGGTCCAGATGGAGCAGGGGACCAGCCGGCCGACGATCCACCCCATCAAGATCCTGGCCCTCGCCTACGGCCTGATGCCTGAGCTGCGGCGGCTGATCCGGCCGAACAAGCGGCGGCTGATGACGTCGTAGGGGAGGCGGTAGGCTTAAGGCGGAAGGCTGAAGGTAGAGGGGATGAGCCCTATCGGCGCTCCGTCGACCGTGTCGCCTGAACTGATACTTGATACCTGGCACCTGATACTTCTTCCGTCTCCATGCCCTCGACCCTTCTGTTCTTCGCCCGCGCTCGTGACCTCGCCGGGACGGATCGCGCTCGACTGGAGGGCCCGCCTCCGGCGACGGTTGGCGAGCTGCGGCGGGTGTTGCTCGACCGCTATCCGGCCCTGGCGCCGATCGCGCCGCATCTGCTGATCGCGGTCAATCAGGCGTACGCCCAGGACCCGGATTCGATTCCCGACGGGGCGGAGATCGCGGTCTTTCCTCCGGTGAGCGGAGGCTGATCATGCTCGTCGGGATTCTCTCCGACAGCCACGGTCACGTAGAACGCACGCAGGCCGCGGTGCAGGTCCTGACCGCCGCGGGGGCGGAGGTCCTGATCCACTGCGGAGACTTGGCCGATCCCGAGATCGTCCGGGTTTGCGGCGTCCGGCCGCTGTACTACGTCCTCGGGAACCATGACTCCGATCTCGTGCCATCGCTGGAAGAAGCGGCTCGCGGCGTTGGAGGCCAGTCGCTGGGGCTGGGAGGAGTCATTGAACTGGGAGGCAAGCGGATCGGCGTCACGCACGGCCACCTGACGCGGGAGCGGAAGCAGGTCGAAGCGCTGCGGCCCGACTACCTTCTCTCGGGGCACACGCACGCGGCGATCGACCTCGTCGTCGACGGCATCCGCCGCATCAACCCCGGCGCCCTCTTTCGCGCCAGTGAGTTCACCGTGGCCACGCTCGACCTCGACGAGGACCGCGTCCAGTTCCACAGCGTCGCGCGGTAGCGCCTCTCCCATCTGTGTTCATCCGTGTTCATCTGTGGCGAAAGAATCTGATCAGCCACAGATCAACACAGATTCACACAGATGAAGGCAGCCGTGGTGCGAGTTCATTCCTCGTACCCGAGGTCGAGCCATCGTTCCCGGACGACTTTCCATTCGCCGTTCTCGAGGTGCATCTGGAATCCCCAGGTTGAGGAGTAGCCCGCGCCGCCGGGGCCGGTGAGCGTGACGGTCGCGTCGGAGCCCCGGACGAAGGCGGCGACGAGCTCCGGGTCGACCGGGCGGGAGTTGTGCCAGAGGGGCCAGTCGACGTCCTCGAACTTCGCCGGACGGTCCGACGACGAGGCCCGCTTGAGCCCGGCCGCGTCCGCTTTGTGAATGAGCAGCACATAGTTCCGCGCCGCCTGGACCGCCGGGTGCGCGAGGTCGATGCGGGTTCCGGTCGCGGCCCGGACTTCTTCATCGATCGCACCGGCGCTCCGCAGATACTCCGCTGCCTCCTTCGCATGGCCGTCGACTGCGCGGACGAGGGCCGTCGTTCCGTAGGCCCGCGACTTTGTGTTCAGGTCCGCTCCCGCCTCGACGAGAATTTTGAGGATGTCGACGCGGTTCTCCCGGGCCTGCTCCATCAGAGGGGTGGAACCATCCTCGTCGGTCGCATTGGGATCGGCCCCGTGGGCGAGCATCAGCCGGGCGACCGCCGCCGACTTGGCCTGCGAGAGAGGAGGCTTGTCTCTCGTCCCGAACGCCTTGTCCAGTTTCAGGCCCCGGTCGAGCAGCCGCTCAGCCGCCGCGATGTCGTCCGCCTTGAGGGCCTCATCGAACTGTTTCGCCCACTTCCGCTGGGCCTCGGAACTGTTCCGGTAGGCGGTCAACATCCCCCAGGCGACGAGCTGGGTAGCGACGAGAAAGAAGAGGCTGCCGAAGATGTGACTCCGCACCGAACCGCGGAGGCTTTTCTCGGCGTCTTCGGCCTTCCCGCTCACGATCTGGATCCGCTCCAGGTTCCGGGCGCTCTTCGTCACGAGTCCCTGGACCTCGGCCGAGTAGGGGCCGATCGCCACCACCTCGTGCCCGGCCGTCACGCACTTCTCCGCCAGGACCGGGACGTAGGTCTCGGGATCGGCCTCGCCGGGGGTGAGCCAGGCGCAGTCCTTGGGGGAGATCATCCGCCAGTCGTGCCGACGGGAATCGTCGGATGATGAGAGGGCCTGCATCATCCGGCCAAAGCCGCTGAGGGCCTTGAAGCCCGAGCAGTCCTCCCACGCGGTCTGCTCGACGAGCCGCTTCGCGCGTCCGCGGACCCCCGGGCCGCCATTGCGGACGTCGTCATAGGAGAGGCTCGTCAGGTCGGGGAAGCCGAAGAGGGCGATCTCGCCGTTGTCGTCCTGGACGAACGCCTGCGTCACGCCGATGCCGGCGAAGTCGACCACCTTCGAGGTCGAGGTCGATCCGCTCTTAGAGCTCTTCTGCGTCACCATCCGGTAGATTTCGTACTCGTAGAACGCGCACTCCTTTCCGGTGAGCGGGGCCAGGATCGGCTCGCCGTGGAGGGCGATCCGGCCCGCGGCGGCTTCAAGCTGGCCGTCCATCGGCGCGAGGCCGTCGAGATGCCGGCGGATCGCCGCGGCGGACTTCCGGATGGACCAGGCGTTCTGCAGCGCCCCGATGCACAGCCAGATCACGAGGGCGGCGACGAAGCTGGCCACCCACACCCAGGGGGGATCGACTGTCTGCTGGAACCACTGGTGATAGAGGGCCGTGAGCCCGCTCAGGAGGGCGAGACTGAGAAAACAACCGGGCTTCATGACCGATCCGCTGCCGAGAGAGAAACGCCGGCGTAACGTATCACGAACCCGCGCAGCCGACGATATGTCCTGCTTTCGACCGAAACCGTTCCTCTTCCAATACTCAACCTCGCTGCCCCCTCACGATCCCGACCATGTCCGAATCGTCCCTCGCCTCAACGCCCGAGCCTCCCTACTTCGCGGTGATCTTCACCTCAATCCGCGCTGCGGGGGAGGACGACGGGTACGCGCAAACCGCCGAACGGATGGTGGAGTTGGCGCGGACCATCCCGGGCTTCCTGGGGATCGAAAGTGTCCGGGACACGAGGGGCGTCGGGATCACGGTCTCCTACTGGAAGTCCGAGGAGGCGATCCGCCAGTGGCAGCAGCACGCGGAGCACCGGGAGGCGCAGCGGCTGGGGCGGGAGCGGTGGTACGAGCGATACGAGCTGCGGGTCTGCCGTGTCGAGCGGGCGTACGGACTGCGTTCCGGGACCGCGGAGTCCGCGCCGGGCTGAGTCGTTTCGTCACTCGACGAACAGGAACTCGTTCAGGTTCAGGAGGACCCGGCAGGCGTTGGCGAGGCCGTGGGTCCGGGCGTAGTCCGCCAGGAGCGACAGTTCGTCCGCCGCGGGAGCGGTGCCTGTTGTCAGCCGGAAGCCGGTCTCGAGTTGGCCCTCGAGCGTCGGGGACTGCCCTTCGAGCCGCTTCGCAAAGTGCTCCGCCATGACGAGCATCAGGTCGTTGTTGAGCAGCGCGAGGGCCTGCAGCGGGGAGAGGCTTTCGTTTCGGCGGTCGACCTGCATCGACGGGTCGGCGCAGTCGAGGGTCGTCATGAACGGCTGCGGTTGCGAGCGGACGATGAACCGGTAGACGGATCGGCGGTGCCCGGCCGGGTTTTCCGGATCGAAGAGGTGGTACTCGTAGTGCGGCGAGTGGGCCGGCTTGTCGATCACGAAGTCCTGGAAGCTCGCGCCGTAGAGGTCGGGACGGAGCTTTCCGGCGATGGCGAGGACGCTGTCCCGGACCGACTCGGCATCGAGCCGCCGCCGGTTCATCCGCCACAGGAAGCGGTTGTCGGCGTCCGCGACGGCATTGTCGGGCCGGTCGAGCGAGACCTGCCGGTACGTCCGGCTGGTGACGATCAGCCGGTGCAGGTGCTTGATCGAGCCGTCGCTCTGCCGGAACTCCCGCGCGAGCCAGTCGAGGAGGAGCGGGTGCGATGGCGGGGTGCCGTTGCGGCCGAAGTCGTTGGCGGTCTCGACGAGGCCGCGACCGAAGTGGTAGTGCCAGACGCGGTTCACGATCGACCGCCACGTCAGCCGATGGTCCGGATGGGCGATCCACTCTGCGAGCGCCACCCGCCGGGCTCCTTCGCCCGCCTCGGCCGGAAGGGCAAAGCGTCCGCCGCCGGGGAGGGCCGACAGGAACGAGATTGCTCCCGGTCCGACTTCCTCAGCCGGCGCGAGGACGCTGCCGCGGAGGAGGCGGTGGATCGGCCGGGGCTGGCCGCCGCCCGCTCCGGTTCCGCGGAAAGTCCCGGTGCCGGTGTGGATCGCGGCAACGTAGGCGGTCTGCTGCGGCGGCAGGAGGGCGATTCCGCTGGCGATCGATGCCAGGTCCCGCGTCGTCCGGTCGAGCGTCTGGCGGTCTTCGGCCGTCAGGCTGGCCGCCTTCAGCTGGTCCCGTTCCCGCTTCAGTTCTTCCAGCGGCTGACCGACATCGACCACCCCCGGGTAATAACCATCGACGAGGTTCGTCTGTCGCCACCGCGGAGCGGCCTCGATCGAATCGAGCGACGTGACCTTGGCCGTCGCGGCGATACTCCGGCCCGCGGCGTCCAGGATCTCGACTTCGCTGAGGGCAAAGATGAAATCGTTGAGCCGCGGAGCGAGACGCGTGGCGGTGATGCGGACCACACGGGCCCGGCCGGGAGCGTCGATCCGCTCCGCTCGGAGGCCCGGGTTGGGGACATCGGCACCGGTCTGGTCGAGGACCGGGCGGACCGCTTCTGTGAAGGCCGTGTCGCCGGCGACCTCAACCTTGTACCGGACCGGGAAGCCGAAGCCGTCGCCGATGTTGTTGAAATCATCATGGCAGGGATGCAGGACGATCGCGGCGATCTCCTGCTCTTCGGGGAGCTCGATCTGGACCCATTTCGGCGTCGCCTGCTCGGAGGCGATGCCGCTGTGGTAGCCGAACTGCGCCGCCAGCGGATGAGCTCCGGCCGAGTCCTTCTCCCGCGCCGCGATCAGCCGCTGCAGCTCGTTCCACCGCGGTCCGGCCCGTTCGGCGGTTCGCTCGTCGATCTGCTTTTGGACCTCCGCCAGTTCCTGCCGGCGACCTTCGAGCTCACGCCGCTGCCGGGCGACCTGCGGGTCGATGTCGTACTTCCGGTTTGTCCGGTCGAGGGCGGCGAAGACCGCCTGCAGGGCGTAGTAGTCCTCCTGCAGAATTGGGTCGAACTTGTGGTCGTGGCACTGGGCACACTGGACCGTCAGGCTGGTGAAGGTCTGGATCGTGTTCGTGATCATGTCGTCCCGGTCGAGGTGCCGGGCGATCTTGCCGTCGGTCTTCTCCTCGGGGACTTCGGCGTGGCCGATCAGGTCCCACGGCCCGGCGGCGATGAACCCCGGCCCTTCGAGCCCGTCCCGCTCCTCGGGATAGAGGACGTCCCCGGCCAGCTGCTCACGCAGGAACCGGCCGTAGGGGCGGTCCTCGTTGAAGGCCCGGATGACGTAGTCGCGGTAGGGCCAGGCGTTGGTCCGCGGCTGGTCCTTGTCGTAGCCGTGGGTCTCCCCGAAGTGGACGACGTCGAGCCAGTGCCGCGCCCACCGCTCGCCGTAGTGGGGCGAGGCGAGGAGCCGGTCGACCAGCCGCTCATAGGCGAGCGGATCGGGATCGTTCACGAACTGGTCGATTTCCTCCGGTGCAGGGGGGAGGCCGAGGAGGTCGTAGGAGAGCCGGCGGATGAGCGTCCGGCGGTCCGCTTCCGGAGACGGCGTCAGTTCCTTCTCGACGAGCGTCGCCAGGACGAACCGGTCGATCGGATTGCGGACCTCGGCGGCGAGCGGCCCTGCAACCGCGGGTGGGGTGACCGGCCTCAGGGGCTGGAACGACCACCACGTTGACGGGTCGAACCGGCGGTCGCGGAGGACTGCGTCCTTCGGCCAGGCGGCGCCCGCGGCGAGCCACGTTCGGATTGCCTCGACCTCCGCCTTTGAGAGGGGAGGGCGGTCTTTGGGCATCAGGGGCTCGGGGCCGGTGACCTGGGCGAGCAGTTCATTTGCGGCGAGGTCGGAGGTCAGGAGCGGGCTTTCCGATTCGCCGCCGCGGCGGGCGGCGGCCTCGGTCGAGAGCGACAGCTTTCCTTTGAGCTCGTTGTCGTTGTGGCAGGAGAGGCAGTGCTTCTCGAAGATCGCCCGGACGGCGTCGAACGGCTCGGCGGCGCGGACTGGCGGCGCGGCGAGACAGACGGCCAGGACGAGCAGGGCGGATCTCATTCAGCATCTCCGATGGATGCCTGATGATACTGGAAACGGTCAGCGGCGCGTCCAGCGTCTTTTGAGCATCCGGCCGTCCGGGAGGGCGAGGCTCCAGTCGAGCCGCGGCGTTGGAGTCGGCGCTCGATGCCAGGGTGGCGGGGGGAGGACGCGGACCATGGGGCGAGACGACGGGTCGGATGCGGTGCGGAACCTCCGCGGCTCAGCAGGAGCTTCGCCCTCCCGCGGGGAGCGGTGGGAGGGAATGGCTTGTCTGGTTTGCTTGAAGGGCGTCCTGGCCGGCGCGACGTTACTACGTCAAACCCATCGTTCGACGGCAGCCGGGGTCAAGGGGGCAACCCCTTGCCGCCGGAGGCACTTCTATGAGGAACCGTGGTAAGCAACGGACGTCCGCTTTGTGGAGCCGGCGCTGCGGACTGACCGCTCGCTTTGCAATCCCCGCGGGTTAGGTGAGGGGGCATACGGCACGGTGTCCGCGCTTGGACACGTGATCCTTCAGACAACTCTCGACGGCCAGGCCTCCGGCGGGCAAGGGGGTGTGACCCAACGCCGTTCGCGACTCTGTCTCGGAACTGGCGTTAACTGTGGGATTGCAAAAGACTTCGAGCCTCGTCATCGGTTGTGTTGTTCTACGACACAGGCCCGATGCACGGAGGCTCGAAGATGGCTTGGAAGCCACAGCGGCGATCGTATCGTCACGAATTCATTGAGGCGATCGCCACGGTCTTTCCCCCACAGTGGTTCAGCCGGTTCTCTTCGCACGGCAACACCGGCTGGACCCCGCTGAAGATCTTCTGGGTCTCCACCATCATGAGCTGGCAGCCCCAGGTGACCCTCCGCGAGCAGTTCGATGCCGCCTGCGACATCCTCCGCGAAGTCTTTCCCGCCTGGACCATCGGCGACTCGCTCTCCGGGTTCCTGGCCGCCCGCGTTCGTGGTCTCCCCCGGATGCGAGATCCGATCCTCCTGCGCCTGCGACAGTTCGTCGCCGAGCATCTGGACGACTGGCGAGTCCGGGGATGGGCGGTCTTCGGCGTCGATGGCTCCCGCTTCGAAGCCCCTCGCACGACGCCCAACGAACAGGCCTTGGGCTGCGCCGGCAAGGAGGGGACCACGCCGCAGGTCTTCCAGACGACACTCCTGCACATCGGAACCGGCTTGCCATGGGACTTCCGTCTGGGGCCGGGGACACAGAGCGAGCGGCGACAGCTGGACGACATGCGGGACAACCTGCCGCCCCGCTCCCTGCTGACCGCCGACGCCGGCTTCATCAGTTTTGAGCTGTGCCGCTGGCTCACCCGGAACCGGCACGACTTCGTCCTGCGGGTGGGAGGAAACATCCGGCTCCTGACCGGCCTGGACGGTCCTGACTTGGATTGGGCGGTCGAGACCGAAGGCCAGACGGTCTCGCTGTGGCCCACCCGCTGCCGCGACCAGCCGCCCGTCGTGTTGCGACTGATCGTCGTTCGCGACGATCAGAAACGACCGGTCTCGCTGGTCACGAACATCCACGACGAGAGGGCGCTGTCCGACGAGGACGCCGCCGAGATCTACCGGCTCCGCTGGGGCCTGGAGCTGCACTATCGCTCGCTCAAGCAGACGCTCTGCCATCAGACGCTGCGGAGCCGCACGCCGGAGGGCGCGCTGGCGGAGCAGACCTGGCATGTCCTGGCGAGTTGGCTACTGCAACTGCTGACGGCTCGGGAACTGATCGCCTCGGGATCGCATCCGGCGAACTGGTCTGCCGCCAAAGCTCGGGACGCCGTCCGCCGTCTGCTTCGTCGAGTCGTCCACGGCCGCCCCGTCCGCCGCATGCCGTCCTTGCGGGACCAGCTTTGTCAGGCCGTGGTGGACAGGGACGGTCGAGTCGGCCCGAAACAGATCCGCCGGTGGCCGAGACCGAAGCAGGACAGGCCGCCCGGCCCCCCGAAAATCCAACCGGCCACCCGAGAAGATCTCCAACAACTCCAACGACTTCGGACCACGTTACAAGCCCGATCATGAACAGCATTGGGTGTGACCCCCTTGCATCCCCCACCAGGGTGCCCCTGGACCCGGTTGGGGCTGTGTGCTTCGTCGTTCAACCTCCCTTTCGGGATTCGATCTCTTCGAGGACAGAGGGAAGGTCTGACACCGACTCGATCACGAAGTGGGCACCGTGCCGCCGGAAGTCCTCGCCGATCGTCGCCAGGCGGCGGTGGAGCTCCGTCTTGTCCAGCGCGGCGACCTCCTGCTCGCTGAGACCGAGCGCGTTCCCCGTCCGCGACACCGCCACCGCCCACATCCCCCCATTGCGGGCCGCCTCAATCCCGACCGGCGTGTCGTCGACTGCCACGATCCGCCGGAAGTCGATGACCCCCAGCGCCTCGGCCGCGCGGACATTCATCCACGGAGCGGGACGCCCCCGCGGGACGTCGTTCGTCGTCAGGACGACATCCGGCGCGTAACCCTGTCGCTTCGCGAGAGGCTCGACGATGTCCATCAGCTCGCGGGTGTAACCGGTCGTCGAGCCGATCCCGATCCCCTGGCCGCGGAGCGCGGCAATCGTCTCCACCACCCCCGGAATGACGTCCGCATGCTGAGCGAGGACGGACTTCTGCAGCGGCAGGAACTCCTCGTACATCGAATCAACATCCGCCGCTACCGGGGCGCGGCCGTGAACGCGGGTCCATTCAGCCGTCACCCGCGGCAGCGACAGCACCTGGTCGATGTGGTCCCGCTTCGCCCGGCCCA of Planctomyces sp. SH-PL14 contains these proteins:
- the moaD gene encoding molybdopterin converting factor subunit 1, producing the protein MPSTLLFFARARDLAGTDRARLEGPPPATVGELRRVLLDRYPALAPIAPHLLIAVNQAYAQDPDSIPDGAEIAVFPPVSGG
- a CDS encoding metallophosphoesterase family protein → MLVGILSDSHGHVERTQAAVQVLTAAGAEVLIHCGDLADPEIVRVCGVRPLYYVLGNHDSDLVPSLEEAARGVGGQSLGLGGVIELGGKRIGVTHGHLTRERKQVEALRPDYLLSGHTHAAIDLVVDGIRRINPGALFRASEFTVATLDLDEDRVQFHSVAR
- a CDS encoding DUF1553 domain-containing protein, whose translation is MRSALLVLAVCLAAPPVRAAEPFDAVRAIFEKHCLSCHNDNELKGKLSLSTEAAARRGGESESPLLTSDLAANELLAQVTGPEPLMPKDRPPLSKAEVEAIRTWLAAGAAWPKDAVLRDRRFDPSTWWSFQPLRPVTPPAVAGPLAAEVRNPIDRFVLATLVEKELTPSPEADRRTLIRRLSYDLLGLPPAPEEIDQFVNDPDPLAYERLVDRLLASPHYGERWARHWLDVVHFGETHGYDKDQPRTNAWPYRDYVIRAFNEDRPYGRFLREQLAGDVLYPEERDGLEGPGFIAAGPWDLIGHAEVPEEKTDGKIARHLDRDDMITNTIQTFTSLTVQCAQCHDHKFDPILQEDYYALQAVFAALDRTNRKYDIDPQVARQRRELEGRRQELAEVQKQIDERTAERAGPRWNELQRLIAAREKDSAGAHPLAAQFGYHSGIASEQATPKWVQIELPEEQEIAAIVLHPCHDDFNNIGDGFGFPVRYKVEVAGDTAFTEAVRPVLDQTGADVPNPGLRAERIDAPGRARVVRITATRLAPRLNDFIFALSEVEILDAAGRSIAATAKVTSLDSIEAAPRWRQTNLVDGYYPGVVDVGQPLEELKRERDQLKAASLTAEDRQTLDRTTRDLASIASGIALLPPQQTAYVAAIHTGTGTFRGTGAGGGQPRPIHRLLRGSVLAPAEEVGPGAISFLSALPGGGRFALPAEAGEGARRVALAEWIAHPDHRLTWRSIVNRVWHYHFGRGLVETANDFGRNGTPPSHPLLLDWLAREFRQSDGSIKHLHRLIVTSRTYRQVSLDRPDNAVADADNRFLWRMNRRRLDAESVRDSVLAIAGKLRPDLYGASFQDFVIDKPAHSPHYEYHLFDPENPAGHRRSVYRFIVRSQPQPFMTTLDCADPSMQVDRRNESLSPLQALALLNNDLMLVMAEHFAKRLEGQSPTLEGQLETGFRLTTGTAPAADELSLLADYARTHGLANACRVLLNLNEFLFVE
- a CDS encoding ankyrin repeat domain-containing protein, whose amino-acid sequence is MKPGCFLSLALLSGLTALYHQWFQQTVDPPWVWVASFVAALVIWLCIGALQNAWSIRKSAAAIRRHLDGLAPMDGQLEAAAGRIALHGEPILAPLTGKECAFYEYEIYRMVTQKSSKSGSTSTSKVVDFAGIGVTQAFVQDDNGEIALFGFPDLTSLSYDDVRNGGPGVRGRAKRLVEQTAWEDCSGFKALSGFGRMMQALSSSDDSRRHDWRMISPKDCAWLTPGEADPETYVPVLAEKCVTAGHEVVAIGPYSAEVQGLVTKSARNLERIQIVSGKAEDAEKSLRGSVRSHIFGSLFFLVATQLVAWGMLTAYRNSSEAQRKWAKQFDEALKADDIAAAERLLDRGLKLDKAFGTRDKPPLSQAKSAAVARLMLAHGADPNATDEDGSTPLMEQARENRVDILKILVEAGADLNTKSRAYGTTALVRAVDGHAKEAAEYLRSAGAIDEEVRAATGTRIDLAHPAVQAARNYVLLIHKADAAGLKRASSSDRPAKFEDVDWPLWHNSRPVDPELVAAFVRGSDATVTLTGPGGAGYSSTWGFQMHLENGEWKVVRERWLDLGYEE
- a CDS encoding IS4 family transposase, translating into MAWKPQRRSYRHEFIEAIATVFPPQWFSRFSSHGNTGWTPLKIFWVSTIMSWQPQVTLREQFDAACDILREVFPAWTIGDSLSGFLAARVRGLPRMRDPILLRLRQFVAEHLDDWRVRGWAVFGVDGSRFEAPRTTPNEQALGCAGKEGTTPQVFQTTLLHIGTGLPWDFRLGPGTQSERRQLDDMRDNLPPRSLLTADAGFISFELCRWLTRNRHDFVLRVGGNIRLLTGLDGPDLDWAVETEGQTVSLWPTRCRDQPPVVLRLIVVRDDQKRPVSLVTNIHDERALSDEDAAEIYRLRWGLELHYRSLKQTLCHQTLRSRTPEGALAEQTWHVLASWLLQLLTARELIASGSHPANWSAAKARDAVRRLLRRVVHGRPVRRMPSLRDQLCQAVVDRDGRVGPKQIRRWPRPKQDRPPGPPKIQPATREDLQQLQRLRTTLQARS
- the phnX gene encoding phosphonoacetaldehyde hydrolase, with amino-acid sequence MSSSRIQAVLLDWAGTTVDFGSRGPAAVFLEIFRRREVAVTVDEARGPMGRAKRDHIDQVLSLPRVTAEWTRVHGRAPVAADVDSMYEEFLPLQKSVLAQHADVIPGVVETIAALRGQGIGIGSTTGYTRELMDIVEPLAKRQGYAPDVVLTTNDVPRGRPAPWMNVRAAEALGVIDFRRIVAVDDTPVGIEAARNGGMWAVAVSRTGNALGLSEQEVAALDKTELHRRLATIGEDFRRHGAHFVIESVSDLPSVLEEIESRKGG
- a CDS encoding antibiotic biosynthesis monooxygenase family protein; the protein is MSESSLASTPEPPYFAVIFTSIRAAGEDDGYAQTAERMVELARTIPGFLGIESVRDTRGVGITVSYWKSEEAIRQWQQHAEHREAQRLGRERWYERYELRVCRVERAYGLRSGTAESAPG